CAATGAGATCACGACCCTGTGCGGTAAGACTCACCTGATGAGCGCGGCGATCTCCAGGATCGGGATCGCGGCTGACGAGATCAGCGGCTTCGAGCTCATCTAGGATGGCCACCATCGTACTCGCTGGCACCTGGGCTAGCTGGGAGAGATGGTGCTGCTTGGCGGATCCGACGTCTGCCAATGCTCGAAGCACTCCAAAGGTTCGCGGCTCAAGAGAAACCGAGGTCATAAGGACCCGAAAACTCCGCAGCTCCATGGCACCAAGGATGGAGAGCATAAAGGCAACAATCTCACCAAAAGGTCTGAGCTCCTCAAATAATCCGAACTCCTCGCCCTCGTCGCCATCCATCACAGCTACATCAGCCGCTAGTCGAGCCGACTTGTAATCGACAATGAATACTTCTGTATCGAATCATTCTTTACGTAACAGTTCATCTTCAAATAATTTTTCAAGCTCGCTCAACAGTGCAATTTTAGCCCATCGCCGGAGCGTCATTCTCATATGGGTCATCATCGTTATGGCTGGTGGCTTCGCCGCCAGCAGAGTGGTGAACCGGCTGAGCTATAACTTTGCCACCCCCTGGACAGCCTGGTTACGTCGCCTCCCAGAAGATACTCCAATATTTTGGCAACGGTGGCCAGAACGCCCGAGCGATGACGGTGATCGCAGGAGTAGACCCCTCCACCTCATCGACGGTTGGTGCAGCGCTCAAAACAGTAGCGAAACAATATCCGAGCATTCGCTTCATTGACTCCTTCAACGTACCTGGGCTCGATCTCCTCCACCACGGCAACGAGGTGGTCTACCTTTTTACTACGCCACCCACATCGCTCGCCCCTCCTAGTCTCCCCAACCAGATCACAGCGACCCTCGGACACGACCTTCCTTCGCTTCACATCGCACTCACTGGAGAGACACGGCTCACCACAGCCGGCAAGAGTTCTGGTCTCGGCGTTCTAGCAGAGACCATCATCGCCGGCATCGGTGCCCTCGCCATCTTGGCCTTCGTGTTCGCCTGGGTGTTGGCGGTGATTCCGCTGGTGATCGCGGCCGTCTCGATCTTGGCCACCTTCCTCATTTTGCTTGGCCTAAGCTATGTCACCCAGGTCTCCTTCGTACTCGAGTTTCTGGTCTCGCTCATCGGCCCGGGCATCGCGATCGACTACTCGCTATTGATCGTCACCCGTTGGTGCGAAGAACGCGGTGACGGTCTGGCCAACCGCGATTGTGATCTTGATGTCAATGGCCACGGCTGGACGTTCGGTCGCCCTCTCTGGTATTACTGTAGGAGTTGGACTCTTGCCCTTCTCGTGCTGCCAGTGCCGCTCCTGCGTTCCACCGGCAGCGGAGCGTACTCATTCCCGTCATCTCCATCGCCGTCGTGCTTACGCTGCTACCCGTACTCCTCTCTCTCATCGGCGAACGCCTTGACTGGCCCCATCGAAGGATCGCACGCAGTGGCTCCCCTTCATGGCACTGAATCGGTGAGATAATCACCGGTCATGCCTGGCCCACGCTGATAATCACCGCTGGCCTCATCATCATCTTTGCGCTGCCGGTATTCGGCATCCGTCTCGGTCAAGATCAAGCCGGGAG
This genomic interval from Ferrimicrobium acidiphilum DSM 19497 contains the following:
- a CDS encoding MarR family winged helix-turn-helix transcriptional regulator, producing the protein MDGDEGEEFGLFEELRPFGEIVAFMLSILGAMELRSFRVLMTSVSLEPRTFGVLRALADVGSAKQHHLSQLAQVPASTMVAILDELEAADLVSRDPDPGDRRAHQVSLTAQGRDLIERATALAWRHEQEITAGLSANDRKALLDALSLVFRNLKRPG
- a CDS encoding MMPL family transporter: MPPPGQPGYVASQKILQYFGNGGQNARAMTVIAGVDPSTSSTVGAALKTVAKQYPSIRFIDSFNVPGLDLLHHGNEVVYLFTTPPTSLAPPSLPNQITATLGHDLPSLHIALTGETRLTTAGKSSGLGVLAETIIAGIGALAILAFVFAWVLAVIPLVIAAVSILATFLILLGLSYVTQVSFVLEFLVSLIGPGIAIDYSLLIVTRWCEERGDGLANRDCDLDVNGHGWTFGRPLWYYCRSWTLALLVLPVPLLRSTGSGAYSFPSSPSPSCLRCYPYSSLSSANALTGPIEGSHAVAPLHGTESVR